CTTAAATCTGCTGGTctgtgccgtttttttttttggctatttgTTATACTTGCATCCGGCGCACTGTGCAATTGTTTTCGCTTTCTGTCATACTAAATATGCCACTCTGTACAGTTCTTTGGCTATTTGTTATACTTGCATCCGGCGCACTGTGCAAATGTCTTGGCTATTTGGTACTTAAATCCTCAGCTCTGTGGAATTTGTTTGGCCATTTGTTATATTTACATCCGCCGTTCTGTGCAATAGTTTCGACTATTTGTTATACTTCAATCCGCCGCTCTGTACAATTGGTTTAGCTATTTCTGTACTTACATCCGCCGCTCTGTGCAATTGTTTTGGCTATTTGTTATACTTACATCCGCTGTTCTGTGGAATTGTTTGGCTATTTGTAACACTTACATCCGCCCTGTACAATTGTTTGGTCTTTTATACTTACATCCGCCGCTATGTGCATTTATTTTGGCCTTTTGTTATACTTGCATCCGCCGCGCTGTGCAACTGTTTTGGTGATTTAATAAACTTACATCCGCCGCTCTGTTGAATTGGATTGgatatttttatacttaaatCAGCCGCTCTCTGCAATTGTTGTTATTGATACATCCGCCGCTGTGTGGCATTGTTTTTGGCTATTTGTTTTACATACACCCGCCCCTGTGTGGAATTGTTTTGGCTATTTGTTATATATACATCCGCCGCTCTGTGAAATTGTTTTTGCTATTTGGTTATACTTACAGTCGTCGCTCTATGAATTGTTTTGGCTATTCTATATGGTTCCtcgattttacatagatttttgttGTATCTTTTACAGTTAATTGTCCAACATTAATAGGGGATATTATATGAGTGTATGTTCATTTGAATGTATTAAACGAAAGAATACAGTAGTAAAATTGGAGGCTCTGAttagcattttatcaattttgttcaacgagtttaataagcttaatgtggaaagacacaaaaaaatattcttttaacaCATGTTATctttttctgctgaaacatcaaatttCATCTTTCTTCAACAATTTTACACTAAGTCATTTCGACAAACGTCTCCTGTACTTAAAACGACATCACTGTCAAAGCTTTATTGATGTCATACTACATTAATGTAATGGCTTTCTGTCACTCCAGTGACGCCAAACATATGATAATATGGAAAAATTACGTGTTTCGCAAGTAAATGGATAAATGTGATGAAAACCACTGAGAAGACAtaacataaataaacaaatgagccgcgctatgagaaaaccaacatagtggctttgcggccagcatggatccagaccagcctgcgcatccgcgcagtctggtcaggatccatgctgttcgctttcaaagcctattgcaattagagaaaccgttagcgaacagcatggatcctgaccagattgtgcggatgcggacgcggatccatgctggtcgcaaatgcactatgttggttttctcatggcgcggctcaaatgtgttcattttaacaataaattCTATTGTGTTTGGTGCTTATTCAGCAAACATATTTCGCTTGTTTTCCTACGAATATAAGAACTTTACATGTAACATTTAAAATAGTAAGTATTTGCTCTACAAACAGTCAGAGTTAGATGTCTGTACAGTAAGAAAAATTCAACCTGTAAGACGATTTCGGCAATATAGctctaatatttatcaaatttcgTTTACTAAAATTTTTATATGTACCTGTTGTAACAGTCGTTGACTCATATCGTTTCTTACACTTTGCTGTTGTAGTAGTCGTGCACCGGTTCTTATCAGTAACTGTTGTAATAGTCACTTACTCGATGTATTGTTTCTTATCTGTAATTGTTGTAGCAGTCGTTAACGCTAAAGCCTTACAGTTTGAGGGGAAAACAATcgacaacaccaaatcatagaaggaaagggttgtttcacatgaaaattaaacagcttaACAACATGTATACATATGACTCTACACAACAACTGTCAGTTTACTTATATTCACATTCAATTCCGGAAAACGAATGCATAAAGGAGACACACTTTCGGCTTTAAAACTCACCTTGTTCGAAGAATAGTTACATATATTAGTTTCGATTCAATTGCagtaatgtcccagtgctgaatttcacataactaggttcaACGTAGTTTTCatcaattgtttattttcatttctttataaatgatatccATTTCCAAAGCGGGATAACTTTTTGAGAATAGTTTATCAATCGTACGGAACAGTACTGCAGAACATGTAacggtcaggtagattgttggtaaagatgttgttcgttcatcaaatatttctgtttattttatgctaactaatgaaatactgtattctatcagttaattatattcatatttcatcactcacactgtgaaaatatgaaatctatattttcacactgtgagagatatagctccgccccctcattacattgtgtatgaattttaaattatttgcttaaaacaggatgaaaattgtagccgcactttgttctttatagtatatttctcgattcaaattattttacttaccgttatgcagcaaaaaataaaacaaaatggaactttatgttgcatgcgtctttataacgtcacagcacgtctgacgtcatgtctgtttacgcgcgtctgtttcccgcgctgagattaaaatagttcgcaaaatgcacatctcaacgtaattgagcataaaataaaaagaaaatttgtttgtttttcgtgaatatagaatatatctcacctcgaaatgagaaaatatttgaaattttctcacttctcagtgagatatattccatattcactcaaaacaaacaaatatcctctatgttttgatgatatactcgtAAACCTTAACTCATACCGTTTCTAACCTTTAATTGTCCTTCTACGTATATGTTCTAGCAATGTTTACTCATATCGTCGTATCTTATCAAAACGTTTTGTCGACGTGTTTGGGCCTGAACTTTATTCCagttttttgaaataaaagaagtggaaattatttgtatcatttatgtTAGTCCAAGTCTGTCTAGACAAATAAATCtgcaaaatatgcaaatatcttagATAATGAAAATTATCATATATTAAAAGACATGCAAATGTGTGCAAATTCCGCTATCAATGTTTTCTTCACCCGTATTTATCTAATTCATCTTGGACTGATGTTCTCTATCCAGACCATCTGTAGAAGTCAGTGACTTCTTAAATCTTACCACTTCCTGCTTGACTTTGCAGACTTTCATCTCGTACATATCTGACCAAGTCCAATACAGGAAGTGTGTTCCAGTTTATCAGCAAGTTTCTGTTTTCTGCAGATAGAAAGGTTGCAGATAAGCACACGTTCTCCTGTGTAAAGGAAAGAACTATATGTCTGTGGGCCTTTGCGTTGGCCTAACGGAGACGATCGCGAAGTTCAACAACATACACCGAGAGCATGCCTGAAGACAAAGTGTAGATAAGAATAAATGTTAAGTCTATGATACCTGCCAAACAAGGTAAGGGGAAAATTCGACACTTTCGTACCGAGTCGCGTTGTAGGCATGTACTAGACCGAGAACATGAGCCTTCCAACCCGACTTTGGATGCTCCTTTAACGTACCAAGCATTTTAAGCAATGTCTGGTTAACCTTATTGGTCATTCCTCTGCCCACATGATGATATGATGTGCTCGCCAGCAAATCCGCAAATTTCTTTGGTAAGTGCTTACTCAAAGTATTGTCACAGGTTGCTATGTATTCTGCCCAGAAAACGATGTTGTCAAACAGAATCCAACCAGTAGCCTTTGTTGTCTGATTGCGGATAGGGCATGCACGTGTATATCTACTGAAACGGTCAGTCAAATCCATGATGTTATCAAAAACCTCCTTTGGACCgttctaaagaaaaaaatgagTTATGAAGACTGTCCATAGGTGCCATTGACTGAATAGGTGTCAGCTCAGCAGTGGTAGCTAGAGACTTCCGTCGCGTGCAGCGGTCACAGTTTCTAATGTTGTCTGCAGCAAAGGTGTCCATCTTGGCCAATAGAATCTTCCCTTTATAACGATGGCCTGAGGTTCAAGATCGAAAAAGTAGCAGGTATTTAGCAGGGACAAGGTCCATTCTGATTTGGTCGTGGTACGCTGtggatgcattttaatcattaagGCAGTCATGGTATTTAATCTTCAGTATTCTCAAATTAATTTTCTTGGCTAGCCAGATCACAACAATAATTTTATCGAACGTATTGCCAGTACTGTCATTCTAGTTGCAAGTTATGCTTGTTAAACCAATCGTTTCCGGCAACGTTTTTTGATAAGAATACCGCTTTTTTGGcagcttttattttcatgcagCAAAATTCTAATTTTATCGCATTATTTTAGCTTATTAGCTTCTGTTATTACAAGATATTGTGTACTTTGTATTTCAGaataactttttaaagaaatCTCCGAGAGCAATGTTGTCCCGGTTTCTCTTTGGCTTTGGATGTGTAGTACCTGTAGCTTTGTTAGGTCTTGCTTCATTCTTAGTATTTTTCCGCATAATTTCTAACGAAAAAGTGAAACGAAAATATATAATAACTTTCATACAACGTCTTACAAAATCttatatatttcaagtaaataCAGAATGAAAACAGACCCccagtttttaaaacttacaatttatcttaaaaatagaataaaactagaaaatgaaaTAGCATTGATGTGACAACTCAGCATAAAGCCAAATGGTGTGGATTTGAAACATgacaaacatgtaataaaaaaagaaaagctaaACAACACTCTTCATTTCTCATAACTAAACGAATTTGTAATAGAGTTTTATacccaatatatttttttttcaactcatTCATCTcgttttttaaactttctttttcttctgACATTATATCTATTCTTCATTTGAAAATATCGTAcattgcaaaaatgaaaatgaaagtactcCTTTATAGCATTGCTGTATTTGTCGCTCACCTCTGATGTACCGTACATGCGCATTAAAAACCAGCATCTGCGCATGATTACCAGAGACTTAATTTTATCAAAACCAGCATGTGGCTAGTCTTTCTATTTAGAATTGCTTTGCCTAACGTAACTCTTGTTCGGCTAATACAACATGACCATATTCAATGCTGTTTTGGCCATTTCTTTTTTAAGTTATTCGGTATCAGACGAAAACATCCCTGTATCCAAAGTGTACAAATGGAggtaattaaaatgttttgcaagAAATGTAATGTGCTTGTGAAGAAACGAATTTCTGTCTCCTAGAgtgataaaaagaaataattcatttgCAGTTTTCCGTCTTTCGTCAATTAACACAAACcattaccctgcttaatttctaatcCAAAGTGGTGTCCACTAAAAATGTACTCAGAGAATAGCTGGCTTGCACTGGTCGCATGGGCAGTATAACTTGCCTCTAGCACAGTAAATGATAAACAGAAATTTATATTCAATAAATAGCCCCTCAATAAATCCTCGGTAGAATGTCCGCTTTTGAGTGCGGAGAAGCGGGGTCTAGGGTTCGATCCAAGACAGCGGCATAAAAACGACGTGAAAATTGTATTAGTAGCTCCCTCGCTTTAAGGTTTGTACCAGCTGGTAAAATAAATGCAGGTGAGTAAAGGATACCTAGTTTATCGCTCAAGAGTTACATAGCTCGTGTTGTATGTTGATTATATATGCGACCTAAAATAAAGCTTACATTTCTTATTAAATACGATACCCGTTTTTGTATaacgaataaaactgaaagtaaaactATTTCACTATTTATTATTGTTCGTTATTGAAAACTTTGTCACAtcttgcaatttatttcgaaagatATCAGGGTAAAATGATTAAACacatacttttatgaaaatgGCTCCTATGATGTACCAATGAAACACATGTcacaattaaatgtataaaacgTCATAGCAGTTAGAATACTTTAGTCATCCTTTAAAAGATAGGAATTTAATACATCCGTTACATTCCTTCTCAAACCTACTTTCGCGTTGACGTCTTTTATTACTGTATTGACCATTTTACGCATTTTTTTACTATACAGTTTTTCTATTGTCATCCACTTTGGTTTAACTCTGTGATAATTTCCAGTCGTGTTGcttgaaagacaatataaagaATTGAAAGTCACACTGATGTTAaggaatttcatcaaattataaacTTCTGATACTGTATTTTCCTTCAGTCTTTCATATACAAGCACGTGTACTGGTCTGTCAAATTTCGCTAGCCAGAAGGCAGCCTTATGTCCCCAGGTATTGGCGCGATACTTTAAATACTTGTTCCACTCTGAAATAAAGAGGCatacaaaaacatgtatatatagacaGGTACCTAGCAACCTCATCTAAACGATGTTTCCACATTTCCAATACAGTGCAAcatctgtagagcaacaccctttgggtgttatgtagaggttgttgttctggcgtggtaaatttgatagtatatttcagctttaatagggaaattttgatgatgttgttatagagaggtttttgcttaagagagggccgctctggagaggttgtactgtattagAATGGACGGTACACTGTGTGAAAatatgcaatgttaaaaataatcataatttatttacatataatattttatatatattagttGTGCTATCAATTGTCAAGGATTTTCATGGACCTTTTCTTTGTTACATATCAGTAGTAGATGCTATATGACAATTTTTAGCTTTTGAAATAACTATTGCAAAAGAAGTATAGAAAATGCAAAATTAACTTCTTTTCGggtttatttacattgtataattaAGTTTGTACTAAAATAATGATCTAGGGTTTTTGTATATACTGTATTTACaggtaaaatgtatttaatttacttttgttttaacattttaaacataacataCTTCCATTTTTGAACACCCTTGAAGGAGCAACACCTTCTCCCCTGTTGAAAAATGTCTTGTGAGGTGGTTTCTGTGCATTCTTTCGATTAAACTCAGCAAGCAGCGTATGGTAAGGATTACGGAGAATATAAATTGCCTTTGAGTAGTTTAACTGCAACACGCCCATCTTAAGACAGTCCGGGTGGCCGGTTGCATTACTTCTAGAATgcgtttttattataaaaaccTTTCCACGCGCTGGGCACAACTTTGAACCAACGAAATTCCAGTCTTTGTAGACACTTCCACTGTGTAATCCTGAAAATGAGATATTGCATATtaagtatgttttctttcttcTGTTTCAACAAATGTGTATGTAAACGTCTTTATTAAAAACCACATGCATTGACAAATTCAACCTGGCCGCTTgaatcattttaagaaacaacgtAGCATCTGCAAACGGTTGAAATAATagggaaaacatttttaaagaaatcacaGCTACTCTATTCACAGGTTTGATACAACAATATCTTTTGACATATATTGTTTTTTCGGACGAGATAAATTTTAATGGATTATTGCTTTCCaatgaaaatgtgtttgattGATGCACAtgttaaactttataaatatccgATATTCATGATTCATCAATAACATATGGCATTTATGTTTCGATTCCACACAGGTACATGTAAAACTAACcatttataataacaaaatattgaaactttaGATTACATGACACAAACTAATACAATTACACCTTATAAATGTTTAAGATTTTATAAGTGTTGCTGTATTGGTAAGATATCAAAGtaacacaaaatgaaaacaaagtattctgaaacttcttatttaccTGTGGCTGTTTCTATAAGTTCTCTCGTCCAAGTATTCCCTGACCCTTGGTAGCTGGCTAGAGCTACAAGTGGTCTCGGGGCCCTCAAATATTCCCATGTTTGAGTACAGTTAAAAGTCCACAAATTTCGTTTCAAATAATTAATCTTAAATCGATTGTCAATACAGCTAGTACCTTCTCTGGAACATAAATTTACTACTTTTCTCAACAAGCTGTCACGAACATTTACATGTTGATATCTATTCAGCAGCAGTTTGCAGCTCCAACTGTCCATCGTGACGAACTTCAGTCTGCTAAGATTATCTGCTAGATAGTAACCCAAGACAGGAATACTGAGCGCTAGtaaaagttttattataataaatgttttaaatcgCCACGTTTTCATAGCCACTAAAACGAAAGACATTATATTGTCACACTACTAATATTGTTGTTATATCCTAGCTCTGCGTTAGTCATGAATTATGTGGAACATTAACACGTACTATCTTTCATTACCAGTGACAAATGCAGTTTTTGGTTAGTTCAATAGAAGCTAAGAATATGACGAAAAGCAGTAAATAACTAAATAGATTCCcgaagaaaaatatttcttgacGGAAATGAATAAATGTGATAGCATTAAAACGTGTGCCTAATTTCACTtcccaaaaaaatgaaatttcatatgCTCTCATAATTAAAATCGATATAATTCTTACAATTATTTGGAAAAATGAGTTTACTTCCCGTCTGAAGAATTATTTCCTATAAATGTGTAGACATGTTCAAACATAACCGTTTATATTGAACATACCTGCGATGGTCATAACCTCGATAGTGTGAATGATTTTAACTGTGATACTGTTTTCTGTATGTCGGTTATTttgtattctaacacgacaagcaaataacctacatacatgtagagcaaaatcaatctcgggttattctgcaataaaccattcgcgtgcaatgacgtcattcaatccaggtgcgtagcacggtcgtaaaaagtagttaccattttttctaacactgtgttagaatcgaaataacaagttcccaagtgagATTTATCACAGAATAACCCAattttttcgttcttatgcaaaataatatatcactcaggcctacggccttcgtgatatattcttacgcataagaactcaaaactcgggttattctacgacaaaccacgtttgggaacttattatttcttaattaaactcAGTTTTGTTATATCTTCCGGTACATGATattcatttttactgtaatagaattccgctcaAACCGGTGATAAGGTTTAtgatgggtgttgcacatttgagccgtgccaggtgaaaaccaacatagtgggtttgcgaccaacatggatccagaccagcttgtgcatccgcgcagtctggtcaggatccatgctgttcgctatcaaagcctagcctggaattagagaaactgttagcgaacagcatggatcctgaccagactttgttggttttctcatggcgcggctcatttcatttttacCTTTAAGGAAAAGACAAAGTCAAATTGTGTCTGCTATAAGCTTGCTTGGATACGTAATCAGTTTCATATCgccattatattattataattttaatgtacTTGTTGTAAGATTTTGAAACAACCAATCTGCTATATCTTTCTATTACAGTTtcagtttacagttttgatgcCGGCCCATTTTGCGATGCATGGTTCTCTGGCTGTGTTTGTGTTGtcctgtgcttccaagaaatctaccctagACTTTTATTTATCTATCTGATTTGGTTGCACTCTTTGCTTCCTTGGGAACTTCTCACAGATTCTGTTGGTAGATAAAACACCGAAAGCCTTACATATTCTGTGTTTAACCTATAAGAAATCTGACTTGAAACTGACGACATTATATATGTCAGTAATTCTGTGCTTTTTGGCTCTGTGAATGTGAAAGATTGGGCTATACAAAGTGTAAGGAATTAGAACGAATATGTTTGAAACTCTGATCATTACAATGCCTTCTAATTTGTCACCAGTACTGGTTTTGCATGTAAGTGGCCTAGAGGGTAATATTTATCGCAATCGATGCAAAATAAAggagtataaactaaaataaaaaaacttactGTGCACTCGTTATATGTATCTCGCCATATTAGAGACATCAAATATTGGTGTAAAGTGAGAAATTTTGTCTATAAGATGACTGTGTTAGAGCTTGTACAACCTTGGTTCTATATGTCAAAATGTCATTGATTACTATggtttttttccaatttttttgaaagcttaaAATAACGATCACTTTGTTGACATCAATTATGTTTTCGGATGTTCAGTGGCAGATTTTATAAGCAAGATAGGGCTGCTACACTGGATCACCGTATGGTAAACAGTGAGTATAAACATTATGCTCTGTGATATAAGAATGATTTCATGTCGATTTTGAATCCCTATATATTGGACCGCGAACAGTTGTTGAGTTGGGTTCGGACAAAGAGTGATGACAATGTACCTATATTTCTAGCAAAGAGGCAAAATCAGTGATCAGTCACACatcttttattcagatataaagttctaGCAGTTCTAAGGTAAAATATTCAGTAGTTTACAAAGTATTCATTAGTTCTACATATCTCCAGTAGTTTATATATCGTATGCTTATGTCAGGGTTAATTAAGAATTGTGGAGTCGATGCATTCAACATAGGGGTTAATGTCTTCAGAGTGGAGGAACGATTGACAAATGAAGACCCGAAAAACGGGTCTCTTATAGTTTTAGCACAGCTCCGCATACGTGAACGGTACGTGACATACGTGGAGATAGCTACTACCAAATCGAAAATGACGTGACATAAAACCTACGGTGACACCGGAGCAACTGGAAGTAAACAAATGTCGCGGAGAGAAAGACCGATATAAGCGATGTATTTCTCGCATATCTTTCTAAATAACAATATTCCAAGCGAATCACCGATATAGATTGATCAAGAACAGGTTGGGCTATCGATTAATACTTACATAAACTACGCGCATCGGAATCGATTATGTAACTTCTGGGTCTGTGcgaacaaaatatacatgtacaagtttcaGGTTACTAATCGTGTTTAGATCAGTTGGACGGCCTAACAATATTCACTGGATGATACACAGGAAATACTGTATAACGTGAACAGATATAATGATTTTCAACtttgtacatttttgatgttcaTATCTTAGCTTTGGGATCTCCGTATAAACGATGTATGAAAACATATTGTCATATTAGACCATCTAACGATAAATGTATCGAAttactgaatattttaaaatagaaCTGTATTGATAAAGATATCTAATGTTAAGGGAGCTATGCCATTAAGAAAAGCAATTTTAGTATATGTACTCGAtgtgacgtcataaaacagtaatatgtatattttcatttatgtaagTTTTCGCGATTCAAGAGAATAATTCTTACATGGCCCGATTTATTTTCCTGCGAACAAAAGAGAcagaaactgtgtgttattatgccATAAAATCAAGTTCGTACGTCGTAGTTATTATGTCATGACGCCAAAGCTGCTGGAAAAGAAACCTATACAAATCAAGGTGATggtttagatatcatcaaggataatacaatatgtatgtaacaaCAAACTAAGGGTATAGAGAAGTGTCATGGTGCAAAATACATTTTGGGggctaaaaagttttaaaatataattggaactgtgaatttctggaatcgactcataaaaatgtcaatttttttaagaaagcgAAAGTTTTCATGGTTATCGTAGTAGAGAATTATAGCACaaaaaatttaagctcatgactattttctttttttaaatccaaGATGTCCAccaaaatttaatattatatttaattttcattatacATGAAGATCTTTTACAAATAGTGTGAAAGATAACCAGCATCATATAAGATAcgcatatttcatttcaaaacacaCAAGCTTCAGTCTTAGGCAATGGAGGTGGTTATCAAGAGAATAAAGCATTGACAGCAAGTTAGAATACCGGTAAGTtcaaaatgacctttttattgaaaaggcaGATTAAACGATTCCCCGGACAAAGCCTCGGACGTCCCTCTACAACTAAACATGGTTCGGATAGAGCATATTGGAAA
The Mercenaria mercenaria strain notata chromosome 10, MADL_Memer_1, whole genome shotgun sequence genome window above contains:
- the LOC123560306 gene encoding WSC domain-containing protein 1-like, with protein sequence MSFVLVAMKTWRFKTFIIIKLLLALSIPVLGYYLADNLSRLKFVTMDSWSCKLLLNRYQHVNVRDSLLRKVVNLCSREGTSCIDNRFKINYLKRNLWTFNCTQTWEYLRAPRPLVALASYQGSGNTWTRELIETATGLHSGSVYKDWNFVGSKLCPARGKVFIIKTHSRSNATGHPDCLKMGVLQLNYSKAIYILRNPYHTLLAEFNRKNAQKPPHKTFFNRGEGVAPSRVFKNGKWNKYLKYRANTWGHKAAFWLAKFDRPVHVLVYERLKENTVSEVYNLMKFLNISVTFNSLYCLSSNTTGNYHRVKPKWMTIEKLYSKKMRKMVNTVIKDVNAKVGLRRNVTDVLNSYLLKDD